From one Spiroplasma endosymbiont of Lasioglossum villosulum genomic stretch:
- a CDS encoding tRNA1(Val) (adenine(37)-N6)-methyltransferase, protein MESTKKILILNQDDKKIKLIQRKDMFCVSLDTILLSNFIKIKPSTKTIIDFGTNNAVIPIILSAKFQGKVIGIEIQEPAVELALENIKLNDLEKRIIIVHEDIKIYAQREKEKVDLIVCNPPFFPLWDKSKVKAQPLKIPARHEVYINLEEIIASASKLLKDKGRLVMINSVERINETLLLLKKYQITPKKLQIVYPKINQAANVFLIEAGFLAKEGMIVLPPLICHNENNTYIDEIAKWYK, encoded by the coding sequence ATGGAAAGTACAAAAAAAATTTTAATTTTAAATCAAGATGATAAAAAAATTAAACTTATTCAAAGAAAAGATATGTTTTGTGTTTCTTTAGATACTATTTTATTAAGTAATTTTATTAAAATAAAACCTAGTACTAAAACAATAATTGATTTTGGAACTAATAATGCTGTTATTCCAATAATTTTATCGGCAAAATTTCAAGGAAAAGTAATTGGTATTGAAATTCAAGAGCCAGCTGTTGAACTTGCTTTAGAAAATATAAAACTTAATGATTTAGAAAAAAGAATTATCATTGTTCATGAAGACATAAAAATTTATGCTCAAAGAGAAAAAGAAAAAGTTGATTTAATTGTATGCAATCCACCTTTTTTTCCTTTATGGGATAAAAGCAAAGTAAAAGCACAACCTTTAAAAATTCCAGCAAGACATGAAGTATATATTAATTTAGAGGAGATTATTGCTAGTGCAAGTAAATTATTAAAAGACAAAGGGCGATTGGTTATGATAAATAGTGTAGAAAGAATAAATGAAACATTACTTTTATTAAAAAAATATCAAATTACACCTAAAAAATTACAAATAGTTTATCCTAAAATTAATCAGGCTGCCAATGTTTTTTTAATTGAAGCAGGATTTTTAGCGAAAGAAGGAATGATTGTTTTGCCACCATTGATTTGTCATAATGAAAATAATACTTATATTGATGAAATAGCAAAGTGATATAAATAA
- the tilS gene encoding tRNA lysidine(34) synthetase TilS, translating to MNINWLNKLNKKITYLLAVSGGPDSMFLLDNLVRNEFKIIVCHVNYHKRWSSNVDEQIVREYCTNNKITLEVKNIKEEEYNKKQNFQSQARVLRYDFFNKIAQKYQVYNLVVAHHIYDLLETYIIQKQRKAIVSYYGLKFKTTYKSLSVYRPMLELKKEDIIDYLTLYHIKYGFDETNELIIYERNRIRQQQINKLTDFDINLMLSEIKELNSEQELLKDELEVIYNTIINDDVLAINEFKKYEFKLQQMIIYEFLSQYDEELVLSLKKAKIKEIVRVLTKSSKPNITICISENTWVIKEYNFAYISEKNEPKQFSYKISKINNYNFKEITISKTEPTGGEFQALYINKSDFPLTIRTNNGEEEIETPFGTKKINRLFIDNKIPYRERLIWPVIINSSGKVVAIPKLSVNKNNISEKPNLYVLKYYGII from the coding sequence ATGAATATTAATTGATTAAATAAACTTAATAAAAAAATAACTTACTTATTAGCTGTATCAGGTGGTCCAGATAGTATGTTTTTATTAGATAATTTAGTACGTAATGAGTTTAAAATTATTGTTTGTCATGTTAATTATCATAAACGTTGAAGTAGTAATGTTGATGAGCAAATTGTTCGAGAATATTGTACAAATAATAAAATAACTTTAGAAGTAAAAAATATTAAAGAAGAGGAATACAATAAAAAACAAAATTTTCAAAGTCAAGCACGTGTACTTAGATATGATTTTTTTAATAAAATTGCTCAAAAATATCAAGTTTATAATCTTGTTGTAGCACATCATATTTACGATTTACTTGAAACATATATTATTCAAAAACAACGCAAGGCAATAGTTTCTTATTATGGATTAAAATTTAAAACAACATATAAATCTTTATCGGTTTATCGTCCAATGTTAGAATTAAAAAAAGAAGATATTATTGACTATTTAACTTTGTATCATATTAAATATGGATTTGATGAAACAAATGAATTAATTATTTATGAAAGAAATCGAATTAGACAACAACAAATTAATAAACTTACTGATTTTGATATTAATTTAATGTTAAGTGAAATTAAAGAATTAAATAGTGAACAAGAATTACTGAAAGATGAACTTGAAGTAATTTATAATACTATTATTAATGATGATGTGCTTGCTATTAATGAGTTTAAAAAATATGAATTTAAATTACAACAAATGATTATCTATGAATTTTTAAGCCAATATGATGAAGAATTAGTTTTATCTTTAAAAAAGGCTAAAATTAAAGAAATAGTTAGAGTTTTAACTAAATCTAGTAAACCAAATATTACTATTTGTATTTCTGAAAATACTTGAGTTATTAAAGAATATAATTTTGCATATATTAGTGAAAAAAATGAACCAAAACAATTTAGTTATAAAATTTCTAAAATAAATAACTATAATTTTAAGGAAATTACTATTTCTAAAACTGAACCAACAGGTGGTGAATTTCAAGCTTTATATATTAATAAATCAGATTTTCCATTAACAATTAGAACTAATAATGGTGAAGAAGAAATTGAGACACCATTTGGTACAAAAAAAATTAATCGTTTATTTATTGATAATAAAATTCCATATCGTGAACGTCTTATATGACCAGTAATCATAAATTCAAGCGGAAAAGTAGTGGCAATTCCAAAATTATCAGTAAATAAAAACAATATTAGTGAGAAACCTAATTTGTATGTGCTAAAATATTATGGTATTATTTAA
- the ftsH gene encoding ATP-dependent zinc metalloprotease FtsH, with translation MQTRIKINWIIVALFVAFLVFVGILLWYFLRGNALTLDQFQLETLLRDCKLPGNSSDTVSKIDGVQVQFFDHTTYITGFLGINGKVKRFEATVSGTATGGFYHDVIEKLFRKDKDGKGFDINPTIISELVPFWKTFLISMFPILVLVGGSFWLFSKMNKMGPGGGMSPFSMGKSRAKIRTSDTRFTDVAGIKEEKLELEEVVHFLKFPQKYAQMGARVPKGVLLVGPPGTGKTLLAKAVAGEAGVPFFSISGSEFEEVFVGVGASRIREMFTTAKKSAPCIIFIDEIDAVGRKRASASTATNEQTLNQLLVEMDGFETNLGVIIMAATNRADVLDEALLRPGRFDRQISLSWPDIKEREAILRLHARNKNISPKVNFQRIAERTPGFSGAQLENVLNEATLLAVRHNKTVIGLVEIDEAIDRVVGGPAKTSRVITDMDKKIVSYHEAGHALIGLKLEYASKVQKVTIIPRGQAGGYTIMTPKEDTMFYSKVHLRATITGYLGGRASEEIMFGNANITTGAHDDLEKATNIARKMITEYGMSSELGLVQFESPRNEYSPFAANKFSDDIASKIDGEIKKLLDICYIEAVATIKKHKDTLELIAKSLMTLETITAEQIEYIDKYNKLPIEVIEMQKEIQKNSKNPSKEDNESNDKKEDNNSGTDDDTISVVPKKK, from the coding sequence ATGCAAACGCGAATTAAAATTAATTGAATAATTGTTGCACTATTCGTTGCTTTTTTAGTATTTGTTGGAATTTTATTATGATATTTTTTAAGAGGAAATGCTTTAACTTTAGATCAATTTCAATTAGAAACACTACTTAGAGATTGTAAACTCCCTGGCAATAGTAGTGACACTGTTAGCAAAATTGATGGAGTACAAGTTCAATTTTTTGATCATACTACTTATATTACAGGTTTTTTAGGAATTAATGGTAAGGTAAAACGATTTGAAGCGACAGTTTCTGGAACTGCTACAGGTGGTTTTTATCATGATGTTATTGAAAAATTATTCAGAAAAGATAAAGATGGTAAAGGCTTTGATATTAATCCCACAATTATTAGTGAATTAGTTCCCTTTTGAAAAACATTTTTAATTAGTATGTTTCCAATATTAGTATTAGTTGGTGGTTCATTTTGATTATTTTCTAAAATGAATAAAATGGGTCCCGGTGGTGGCATGAGTCCTTTTTCAATGGGAAAAAGTCGTGCTAAGATTAGAACATCAGATACTAGATTTACTGATGTTGCTGGTATTAAAGAAGAAAAATTGGAATTAGAAGAAGTTGTTCATTTTTTAAAGTTTCCACAAAAATATGCACAAATGGGTGCAAGAGTGCCAAAAGGAGTTCTTCTTGTAGGACCGCCTGGTACTGGTAAGACTTTATTAGCAAAAGCAGTTGCTGGTGAAGCAGGTGTTCCTTTCTTTTCAATTTCTGGTTCTGAATTTGAAGAAGTTTTTGTTGGAGTTGGAGCTTCAAGAATTAGAGAAATGTTTACTACTGCTAAAAAAAGTGCTCCTTGTATTATTTTTATTGATGAAATTGATGCAGTAGGAAGAAAACGTGCCTCAGCTTCAACTGCAACTAATGAACAAACTTTAAACCAATTATTAGTTGAAATGGATGGATTTGAAACTAACTTGGGAGTTATTATTATGGCTGCTACTAACCGTGCTGATGTACTTGATGAAGCGTTATTACGTCCAGGTAGATTTGATCGTCAAATTTCTTTAAGTTGACCTGATATTAAAGAACGTGAAGCAATTTTACGATTACATGCTCGTAATAAAAATATTTCGCCAAAAGTTAATTTTCAAAGAATAGCAGAGAGAACACCAGGATTTAGTGGTGCACAATTAGAAAATGTATTAAATGAAGCAACGTTGTTAGCTGTTCGTCATAATAAAACAGTTATTGGTTTAGTAGAAATTGATGAAGCTATTGATAGAGTTGTTGGTGGACCTGCTAAAACTTCAAGAGTAATTACTGATATGGATAAAAAAATAGTATCATATCACGAAGCTGGACATGCTCTTATTGGTTTAAAACTAGAATATGCTTCTAAAGTTCAAAAAGTTACAATAATACCACGTGGACAAGCAGGTGGATATACTATTATGACTCCTAAAGAAGATACTATGTTTTATTCAAAAGTACATTTAAGAGCAACTATTACTGGTTATTTAGGTGGTCGCGCTTCAGAAGAGATTATGTTTGGTAATGCAAATATTACTACTGGTGCTCATGATGATTTAGAAAAAGCAACAAATATTGCCAGAAAAATGATAACTGAATATGGAATGTCATCTGAATTAGGATTAGTTCAATTTGAAAGTCCACGTAATGAGTATTCACCTTTTGCAGCAAATAAGTTTTCTGATGATATTGCATCTAAAATTGATGGAGAAATTAAAAAATTATTAGATATTTGTTATATTGAAGCAGTAGCAACAATTAAAAAACATAAAGATACATTAGAGTTAATTGCTAAGTCATTAATGACTTTAGAAACAATTACTGCTGAACAAATAGAATATATTGATAAATATAATAAATTACCAATTGAAGTAATAGAAATGCAAAAAGAAATACAAAAAAATAGTAAAAATCCTTCCAAAGAGGATAATGAATCAAATGATAAAAAGGAAGATAATAATTCAGGGACTGATGATGATACAATATCAGTTGTTCCTAAGAAGAAATAA
- the hpt gene encoding hypoxanthine phosphoribosyltransferase: MLEKHELVEKILLSTDVINNKIIELAKSVNSYYKDNKEPIILVGILRGCLPFLSQFMLNLKIDCLVDFMYVESYLGQTKAVNKPKIRMDVINNVKGRDLLIVEDIIDSGNSLFKIRDHLQELGAKSVKIITLLDKKSKRVAKIEADWYGFEVPDHFLVGYGLDYDEKLRNLPYVGIADLNKIAILEKCKKSS, translated from the coding sequence ATGTTGGAAAAACATGAATTAGTAGAAAAAATATTATTAAGTACTGATGTAATCAATAATAAAATTATTGAACTTGCAAAATCAGTTAATAGTTATTATAAAGATAATAAAGAGCCCATTATTTTAGTAGGGATATTAAGAGGATGTTTACCTTTTTTATCACAATTTATGTTAAACCTTAAGATTGATTGTTTGGTTGATTTTATGTATGTAGAGTCATATTTAGGACAAACAAAGGCGGTAAATAAACCAAAAATAAGAATGGATGTTATTAATAATGTTAAGGGTCGTGACTTATTAATTGTTGAAGATATTATTGATTCAGGTAATTCGTTATTTAAAATTCGTGATCATTTACAAGAACTTGGAGCAAAATCGGTAAAAATAATTACTCTTTTAGATAAGAAATCTAAAAGAGTTGCTAAAATTGAAGCTGATTGATATGGCTTTGAAGTTCCTGATCATTTTTTAGTAGGATATGGTCTTGATTATGATGAAAAATTGAGAAACTTACCTTATGTTGGTATTGCTGACCTTAATAAAATTGCAATTTTAGAAAAATGTAAAAAAAGTAGTTAA
- a CDS encoding ABC transporter permease, giving the protein MSNLFVNVLRGIKKRLLQYLGIIILLVIVISTLSALYSTASRAESGFYTVLNNSGKYDYRINLQLLNNYKDTATATSRIQTIIKKQFKDHLQKQEIYKQIDEIKENNLRNNSFPILPSGVDINKDFENYLLNWGLSYQGILFSDILENEVKNDEIYNLQHYELAKSFFKTFDYENVSSFKKIYYSLENGFYTSEKSESFDFAPKRNNINEVYISEGIKPINPLEIVINPEFACINNIKLNDYITVIDKVEKLKVVGFGYAYWGITGSRTATNPNPTSENTSPVYMSNQWFNNLIKDSTFRTNLNNIFLLKVNNNDNYFVSKLEELLIKTFSFSFGSIISSDSEDIRSGQILESFKMENIMFTAITLVVLLVIIFIIMSYVRKEIDLQKPQIGLLKALGYSNFQIAISFVILIFLITFISSIIGLGIGLGLQIWFNSLNNIGFFMPVPILFFSWIVFIVSLIIIPIIFIVISYMQSETKLRVSPLLLIYDRPSNSSSKLISVLKYPFRYWPFKQRLAIAFTLKSVGKLFLVFFTFIFVSFLLLFQSSATDLFDNKINNLYGYYNKDVKWNTSTSSMYTYTNDSNLSIDKHVFDWVSEKDIAKDKETGTNKYHQWIADDFHIDNDNKAKKIESIINNNNFKNYFMNSEEINILYQKTKNKSDCEDFINPKKIIPKPLMKIICQNIHQIFNYISTNTGINPEINPLPGISLGLNIYNNKYYPTIEINLRPPNEWKGHNQGRMLAKKIKATGLYNDPYQDLVWKNWFNFKEAKNRDIDPIFNNFHNLQSQKVTYTDNQGQNITTTAYILPAVISKTLSILNDYKIDDHFLMLASWYNYTIPVIYQVKGIIENNLDNSNVYINLDDLRTSIGLIKPSPSEDPKPISDSFNHWLSKESNIFPLNYINILQPSAEYTKEQILAKNLEPINKIPFINDLVKRLLVEIFDGIRTIINITKILTLFAVAFVLVIIVNMILDNNLLIIAMMKSLGYRVNEINRLIIGSYIIALLVAFILGTIISYVVWNIITLIIATKAGVVFNVAANLVTILSCFGMVFLIMVIGYAVGLYLIKYKPVTALLQGS; this is encoded by the coding sequence ATGAGCAATCTTTTTGTTAATGTTTTAAGAGGAATCAAGAAAAGATTATTACAATATTTAGGTATTATAATACTATTAGTTATTGTAATTTCTACTCTTTCTGCACTTTATAGTACAGCATCAAGAGCTGAATCAGGTTTTTATACAGTATTAAACAATAGTGGTAAATATGACTATCGTATTAATTTACAATTATTAAATAATTATAAAGATACTGCTACTGCAACATCAAGAATCCAAACAATTATCAAAAAACAATTTAAAGATCATCTGCAAAAGCAAGAAATTTATAAACAGATAGATGAAATTAAAGAAAATAATCTTAGAAATAATAGTTTTCCTATCCTTCCTTCGGGAGTAGATATTAATAAAGATTTTGAAAATTATTTGTTAAATTGAGGATTAAGTTATCAAGGAATACTATTTAGTGATATTTTAGAAAACGAAGTTAAAAATGATGAAATTTATAATTTGCAACATTATGAACTTGCTAAATCATTTTTTAAAACTTTTGATTATGAAAACGTTAGTTCTTTTAAAAAAATTTATTATTCATTAGAAAATGGATTTTATACTTCAGAAAAAAGTGAATCTTTTGATTTTGCTCCAAAAAGAAATAATATTAATGAAGTTTATATTTCCGAAGGTATTAAGCCTATTAATCCATTAGAAATAGTAATCAATCCTGAATTTGCATGTATTAATAATATTAAATTAAATGATTATATAACAGTTATTGATAAAGTTGAAAAGTTAAAAGTTGTTGGCTTTGGTTATGCTTATTGGGGAATTACTGGTAGTCGTACTGCAACAAATCCTAATCCGACATCTGAAAATACAAGTCCTGTTTATATGTCAAATCAATGGTTTAATAATTTAATAAAAGACTCTACATTTAGAACTAATTTAAATAATATATTTTTATTAAAAGTTAACAATAACGATAACTATTTTGTTAGTAAGTTAGAAGAACTTTTAATTAAAACTTTTAGTTTTAGTTTTGGTTCAATTATTAGTAGTGATAGCGAAGATATTCGATCAGGACAAATTCTAGAGAGTTTTAAAATGGAAAATATAATGTTTACAGCAATTACTCTTGTAGTATTATTAGTTATTATTTTTATCATTATGTCATATGTTAGAAAAGAAATTGATTTACAAAAACCACAGATAGGATTATTAAAAGCCCTTGGTTATAGTAATTTTCAAATTGCTATTAGTTTTGTAATTTTAATATTTTTGATAACATTCATTTCTAGTATTATTGGTTTAGGTATTGGTCTAGGGTTACAAATATGATTTAATTCGTTAAATAACATTGGGTTTTTTATGCCAGTACCAATACTATTTTTTAGTTGGATAGTATTTATTGTAAGTTTAATAATTATTCCTATTATTTTTATAGTAATTAGTTATATGCAATCGGAAACAAAATTACGCGTTAGTCCATTATTATTAATTTATGATAGACCAAGTAATTCAAGTTCTAAACTAATTTCAGTTTTAAAATACCCCTTTCGTTATTGACCATTTAAACAGCGTTTAGCAATTGCTTTCACTCTAAAATCGGTTGGAAAACTATTTTTAGTATTTTTTACTTTTATTTTTGTTAGTTTTTTATTACTATTTCAAAGTTCAGCTACTGATTTATTTGATAATAAAATAAACAATTTATATGGATATTACAATAAAGATGTTAAATGAAATACATCAACTTCATCAATGTATACATATACTAATGATTCTAATTTAAGTATTGATAAGCATGTTTTTGATTGAGTTTCAGAAAAAGATATTGCAAAAGATAAAGAAACTGGTACTAATAAGTATCATCAATGAATAGCTGATGATTTTCATATTGATAATGATAATAAAGCTAAAAAAATTGAAAGTATTATTAATAATAATAACTTTAAAAATTATTTTATGAATAGTGAAGAAATTAATATCCTTTATCAAAAAACTAAGAACAAATCTGATTGTGAAGATTTTATTAATCCAAAAAAGATAATACCTAAACCATTAATGAAAATTATTTGTCAAAATATTCATCAAATATTTAATTATATTTCAACAAATACAGGTATTAATCCAGAAATAAACCCGTTGCCTGGTATTAGTTTAGGTTTAAATATTTATAATAATAAGTATTATCCAACTATTGAAATAAATTTAAGGCCTCCTAATGAATGAAAAGGACATAATCAAGGTCGCATGCTTGCAAAAAAAATTAAAGCAACAGGACTTTATAATGATCCATATCAAGATTTAGTTTGAAAAAATTGATTTAATTTTAAAGAAGCAAAAAATCGTGATATTGATCCTATTTTTAATAATTTTCATAATTTACAATCACAAAAAGTTACTTATACTGATAATCAAGGACAAAATATAACAACTACAGCTTATATTTTACCAGCAGTTATTTCAAAAACATTATCAATTTTAAATGATTATAAAATTGATGATCACTTTTTAATGTTAGCAAGTTGATATAATTATACAATTCCAGTAATTTATCAAGTTAAAGGAATTATTGAAAATAATTTAGACAATTCGAATGTTTATATTAATCTTGATGATTTACGAACATCTATTGGATTAATAAAACCTTCCCCATCAGAAGATCCAAAACCAATATCAGATTCTTTTAATCATTGATTATCTAAAGAGAGCAATATTTTTCCATTAAATTATATAAATATTTTGCAACCATCTGCAGAATATACTAAAGAACAAATATTAGCAAAAAATTTAGAACCTATTAATAAAATACCTTTTATTAATGATTTAGTTAAAAGATTATTAGTTGAAATATTTGATGGAATTAGAACAATTATAAATATTACAAAAATTTTAACATTATTTGCTGTAGCTTTTGTATTGGTAATTATCGTTAATATGATTTTAGATAATAATTTATTAATTATTGCAATGATGAAATCTTTGGGTTATCGTGTAAATGAAATTAACAGATTGATTATTGGCTCCTATATTATTGCTTTATTGGTTGCTTTTATTTTAGGTACTATTATTTCTTATGTTGTGTGGAATATTATTACTTTAATTATTGCAACTAAAGCAGGCGTTGTTTTTAATGTGGCTGCTAATCTAGTTACAATTTTATCTTGCTTTGGAATGGTATTTTTAATAATGGTTATTGGCTATGCTGTTGGGTTATATTTAATTAAATACAAACCAGTAACAGCTTTATTACAAGGAAGTTAA
- a CDS encoding ABC transporter ATP-binding protein gives MKKDNKEIKKDDKDIGSKQVTKNKLESSFTKKLVSKNEATIPPVTHKSHDKPESKEEIEANKAKLQTFKDNQKAIKKLTKTHSKEILAGKIISMTNNTPDTQTNVIELFDVKKSYLTGDLEYEVLKGVNLKIKLGDFVVILGPSGSGKTTLLNIISGLDKPNTGDVFVAGYNLSLLKDSHLTKFRRDNVGFIFQQYNLLTNLTARENVEVGENLAKNKNKNMSIDDIFQVIEMDEHMNKFPSQLSGGQQQRVSIGRALAKNPTILFCDEPTGALDEEMGRKVLEILLDVNREYKTSIIMVTHNPNFQYVANTVINVKNGKIISVKNNEKPMKPSEINWS, from the coding sequence ATGAAAAAAGATAATAAGGAAATTAAAAAAGATGATAAAGACATTGGAAGTAAACAAGTAACTAAAAATAAGTTAGAATCTAGTTTTACAAAGAAGTTAGTATCTAAAAATGAAGCTACAATACCACCAGTAACCCATAAATCTCATGATAAACCAGAATCAAAGGAAGAAATAGAAGCTAATAAAGCCAAATTGCAAACTTTTAAAGATAATCAAAAAGCAATTAAAAAATTAACAAAAACTCATTCAAAAGAAATTTTAGCAGGTAAAATTATATCAATGACTAATAATACTCCTGATACTCAAACTAATGTTATTGAATTATTTGATGTTAAAAAATCTTACTTAACTGGAGACTTAGAATATGAAGTATTAAAAGGAGTTAATTTAAAAATTAAATTAGGTGATTTTGTTGTTATCTTAGGACCATCGGGAAGTGGTAAGACAACATTATTAAATATTATTTCGGGATTGGATAAACCTAATACTGGTGATGTTTTTGTGGCGGGATACAATTTATCTTTATTAAAAGATAGTCATTTAACTAAATTTAGACGAGATAATGTTGGTTTTATTTTTCAACAATACAATTTATTAACTAACTTAACTGCTCGTGAAAATGTTGAAGTTGGTGAAAATCTTGCTAAAAATAAAAATAAAAATATGAGTATTGATGATATTTTTCAAGTTATTGAAATGGATGAACATATGAATAAATTTCCAAGTCAATTATCAGGTGGACAACAACAAAGAGTATCGATTGGTAGAGCACTAGCAAAAAATCCGACAATTTTATTTTGTGATGAGCCAACAGGAGCACTTGATGAGGAAATGGGGCGTAAGGTATTAGAGATTTTATTGGATGTTAATCGAGAATATAAAACATCAATTATTATGGTTACTCATAATCCTAACTTCCAATATGTTGCAAATACTGTTATTAACGTTAAAAATGGTAAAATTATTAGTGTAAAGAATAATGAAAAACCAATGAAACCAAGTGAAATAAATTGAAGTTAA
- a CDS encoding GNAT family N-acetyltransferase, with protein MIFFETPRLKIRYWEDSDLDELVLLNSDKDVMKYFSSTLSKDDTEKYFSKIKNNLNNNGFGFYVVEFKKDNKFIGFIGFIGFSEVDFIDDFRPCIEIGWCF; from the coding sequence ATGATATTTTTTGAAACCCCTAGATTAAAAATTAGATATTGAGAAGATAGTGATTTAGATGAACTTGTTTTATTAAATTCTGATAAAGATGTCATGAAATATTTTTCTAGTACATTATCAAAAGATGATACAGAAAAATATTTTTCAAAAATTAAAAATAATTTAAATAATAATGGATTTGGTTTTTATGTTGTTGAATTTAAAAAAGATAATAAATTTATTGGCTTTATTGGCTTTATTGGCTTTAGCGAAGTTGATTTTATTGATGATTTTAGACCATGTATTGAAATTGGTTGGTGTTTTTAA